The proteins below come from a single Salinilacihabitans rarus genomic window:
- a CDS encoding 4Fe-4S ferredoxin N-terminal domain-containing protein — translation MSADDTTFPDDEDESFHPLGAEWESELEEMLDDTEYDTDLGIDMARDAMRVTKGELSEAEFHAKYHESVLDEFGVDDRPTAEAFEELEERVDEGRDRLTDALARLDGEDDESRREVMKKMGVGAAAVGLGAWGTVDDGKPEGALAAAESESNTEAQMDSDVQWGMTIDLERCDGCLSCMVACSQENQLDQGVNWMYVMAFEDELTSSPSPAPDVIGGTSDYNMLVRPCQHCTDAPCEKVCPTTARHTRDSDGLVLTDYDVCIGCRYCQVACPYGVNYFQWDEPDTPYEQLHEGQQNAEEPRDVTHSEYEHGEERWVDSRAPRGVMSKCTMCPSHQDGSRGEEMVGTTACETACPPNAIQFGNVKDERSDPYQHREHPTKSRTVIDIHNDVPSPETIDENLGQGDDLDAAIEAIDGLDRELVGVMKAVGIVSERLEPGEGENNSVLEKEQTVLASVDALEQYVDLESEDALLELGLGDGSEDDANARLRQFAGNPSSKFKLLEDVGTHPNVTYLGQEPGPEAEQVEGPTQYERIGLGDNRKEEVLDNGTVGDAGVSL, via the coding sequence ATGAGTGCTGACGATACGACATTCCCGGACGACGAAGACGAATCGTTCCACCCCCTCGGCGCCGAGTGGGAGTCGGAACTCGAGGAGATGCTCGACGACACCGAGTACGACACGGATCTCGGGATCGACATGGCCCGCGACGCCATGCGGGTCACCAAAGGCGAGCTCTCCGAGGCGGAGTTCCACGCGAAGTACCACGAGTCGGTCCTCGACGAGTTCGGCGTCGACGACCGACCGACCGCCGAGGCCTTCGAGGAACTCGAAGAGCGCGTCGACGAGGGCCGCGACCGGCTCACGGACGCCCTCGCGAGGCTCGACGGCGAGGACGACGAGAGCCGCCGCGAAGTGATGAAGAAGATGGGCGTCGGCGCCGCCGCGGTCGGCCTCGGTGCGTGGGGCACCGTCGACGACGGTAAGCCCGAGGGAGCCCTCGCCGCGGCCGAGTCGGAGTCGAATACGGAGGCCCAGATGGACTCCGACGTCCAGTGGGGGATGACGATCGACCTCGAGCGCTGTGACGGCTGTCTCTCCTGTATGGTCGCCTGTAGCCAGGAGAACCAGCTCGATCAGGGCGTCAACTGGATGTACGTGATGGCCTTCGAGGACGAGCTCACCTCCTCGCCGTCCCCGGCACCCGACGTGATCGGCGGGACGAGCGACTACAACATGCTCGTCCGCCCGTGCCAGCACTGCACGGACGCCCCCTGTGAGAAGGTCTGCCCGACGACCGCCCGCCACACGCGGGACTCGGACGGCCTCGTCCTGACCGACTACGACGTCTGCATCGGCTGCCGGTACTGTCAGGTGGCCTGTCCGTACGGCGTCAACTACTTCCAGTGGGACGAGCCCGACACGCCGTACGAACAGCTCCACGAGGGGCAGCAGAACGCCGAGGAGCCGCGGGACGTCACCCACTCCGAGTACGAACACGGCGAGGAGCGCTGGGTCGACAGCCGCGCGCCCCGCGGCGTGATGAGCAAGTGTACGATGTGCCCGTCCCACCAGGACGGCTCCCGCGGCGAGGAGATGGTCGGGACGACCGCCTGCGAGACGGCCTGCCCGCCCAACGCGATCCAGTTCGGCAACGTCAAAGACGAGCGGAGCGACCCCTACCAGCACCGCGAGCACCCGACCAAGAGCCGGACGGTCATCGACATCCACAACGACGTGCCCTCGCCGGAGACGATCGACGAGAACCTCGGCCAGGGCGACGACCTCGACGCCGCGATCGAGGCGATCGACGGGCTCGACCGCGAACTCGTCGGCGTCATGAAGGCGGTCGGGATCGTCAGCGAGCGCCTCGAACCCGGCGAGGGGGAGAACAACAGCGTCCTCGAGAAAGAGCAGACGGTCCTCGCCTCCGTCGACGCGCTCGAACAGTACGTCGACCTCGAAAGCGAGGACGCCCTCCTCGAACTGGGGCTCGGCGACGGTAGCGAGGACGACGCCAACGCCCGTCTGCGCCAGTTCGCCGGCAACCCCAGCTCGAAGTTCAAGCTGCTCGAGGACGTCGGCACCCACCCGAACGTCACGTACCTCGGACAGGAGCCCGGGCCGGAGGCCGAGCAGGTCGAAGGGCCCACCCAGTACGAGCGCATCGGCCTCGGGGACAACCGCAAGGAGGAGGTCCTCGACAACGGAACCGTCGGTGACGCGGGGGTCTCGCTATGA
- a CDS encoding halocyanin domain-containing protein → MTAFNRDRRTFLKASGAALSLTLVAGCSSDDGGDGGDGGDGGDGEDGDDGAEDFGGHFDNVPNYEGVEDHTGESEVTVDVGAGGSGLTFAPPAIRVDTGTTVVWEWTGTGGEHNVVDQDGAFESEQTAEEGFTFEHTFEEAGEFLYVCEPHQSVGMKGAVVVE, encoded by the coding sequence ATGACGGCATTCAACCGTGATCGACGGACGTTCCTGAAGGCATCGGGCGCTGCACTGTCACTGACCCTCGTCGCTGGTTGCAGCAGCGACGACGGCGGCGACGGCGGCGACGGCGGCGACGGCGGCGACGGTGAGGACGGCGACGACGGCGCCGAAGACTTCGGCGGCCACTTCGACAACGTCCCCAACTACGAGGGCGTCGAGGACCACACGGGCGAGAGCGAGGTCACCGTCGACGTCGGTGCCGGCGGCAGCGGCCTGACGTTCGCACCCCCGGCGATCCGGGTCGACACCGGCACGACCGTCGTCTGGGAGTGGACCGGCACGGGCGGCGAGCACAACGTCGTCGACCAGGACGGCGCGTTCGAGTCCGAGCAGACCGCCGAGGAAGGGTTCACGTTCGAACACACGTTCGAGGAGGCCGGCGAGTTCCTCTACGTGTGCGAGCCCCACCAGAGCGTGGGGATGAAAGGCGCCGTGGTCGTCGAATGA
- a CDS encoding helix-turn-helix domain-containing protein codes for MAQATLAVTMPEEVWVQQVSTAHPEATLRVLAAVPGSESGFALVRIAGPDVPSVLEDMDEHPQITELTLAQWSENEATIHFETTAPLLMFSSRDSGMPIELPVEIQDGEAIVEVTGSRERLSELAGQLERFGLQYRIEHVRERVHDSQLLSERQREVVMAAVEEGYYDTPRCCSLTELAGRLGIAKSTCSETLHRAEEAIIKRFVRELPTADEPDALEDGLANEPATSE; via the coding sequence ATGGCCCAGGCTACACTCGCGGTGACGATGCCGGAAGAGGTGTGGGTGCAACAGGTGTCGACGGCACACCCGGAGGCGACGCTCCGGGTGCTGGCGGCGGTTCCGGGCTCCGAGTCGGGCTTCGCGCTCGTCCGGATCGCCGGCCCCGACGTGCCAAGCGTCCTCGAGGACATGGACGAGCACCCACAGATCACCGAACTCACCCTCGCGCAGTGGAGCGAAAACGAGGCGACGATCCACTTCGAGACGACCGCACCGCTGCTCATGTTCTCCTCGCGCGACTCGGGGATGCCGATCGAACTCCCCGTCGAGATCCAGGACGGCGAGGCCATCGTCGAGGTGACCGGCTCGCGCGAGCGGCTCTCGGAACTCGCCGGCCAACTCGAACGGTTCGGCCTCCAGTACCGGATCGAGCACGTCCGCGAGCGGGTCCACGACAGCCAGTTGCTCTCCGAGCGCCAGCGCGAGGTCGTGATGGCGGCGGTCGAGGAGGGGTACTACGACACCCCGCGGTGTTGCTCGCTGACCGAACTGGCCGGCCGCCTCGGCATCGCCAAGTCGACGTGCAGCGAGACGCTCCACCGCGCCGAGGAAGCCATCATCAAGCGGTTCGTCCGCGAACTCCCGACCGCCGACGAGCCCGACGCGCTCGAAGATGGACTCGCGAACGAGCCCGCGACGAGCGAGTGA
- a CDS encoding DUF2249 domain-containing protein, protein MATDSAERLLDVREIDGPPFDDIVAALDDLGADERLRLVAPFEPAPLYEVLEERGFDYESERRSGDLWHVLVREA, encoded by the coding sequence ATGGCAACCGACTCCGCCGAACGACTGCTCGACGTCCGAGAGATAGACGGCCCGCCGTTCGACGACATCGTGGCCGCGCTGGACGACCTCGGCGCCGACGAGCGCCTCCGCCTCGTCGCGCCCTTCGAGCCAGCCCCGCTCTACGAGGTCCTCGAGGAGCGTGGCTTCGACTACGAGAGCGAGCGGCGCTCGGGGGACCTCTGGCACGTCCTCGTCCGGGAGGCCTGA
- a CDS encoding DUF2249 domain-containing protein has protein sequence MTRLDVRDVPPVNRHPRIHDAFDELDPGETLTIVNDHEPKPLFYEFQAEVESFDADGYEVERVADDEFVARFPKRED, from the coding sequence ATGACGCGACTCGACGTCAGGGACGTTCCGCCGGTGAACAGACACCCCCGGATCCACGACGCGTTCGACGAACTCGACCCGGGCGAGACGCTCACCATCGTCAACGACCACGAGCCCAAGCCGCTGTTCTACGAGTTCCAGGCCGAGGTGGAGAGCTTCGACGCCGACGGCTACGAGGTCGAGCGGGTCGCCGACGACGAGTTCGTCGCCCGGTTCCCCAAACGCGAGGACTGA
- a CDS encoding DUF2249 domain-containing protein, producing the protein MEQAAVVDATGAPSGRPRESIDVRSCGPPEPLRRTLELLADLPDETVLVQRNDRVPQFLFPKLDDRGYAYETVERDDDVVTVIWRE; encoded by the coding sequence ATGGAACAGGCCGCCGTCGTCGACGCGACAGGGGCACCGTCGGGCCGGCCGCGGGAGTCGATCGACGTCCGCTCTTGCGGGCCGCCGGAGCCGCTCAGGCGGACCCTCGAACTGCTCGCCGACCTCCCGGACGAGACGGTCCTCGTCCAGCGCAACGACCGCGTCCCGCAGTTTCTCTTCCCGAAACTCGACGACCGCGGGTACGCCTACGAGACGGTCGAACGCGACGACGACGTCGTGACCGTCATCTGGCGCGAGTGA